In Bdellovibrio sp. GT3, one genomic interval encodes:
- the cpaB gene encoding Flp pilus assembly protein CpaB: MGSNETRNLWLSIGAGIFATFLLYSYSQEKKAEYDKRFGSTKRVVVAKEDIAEMQTIYDTMVETKDMPADFIQPDTVTVPDEIIGNVAAVPIRKGQMVVKNNLLTPGPDTGIALQVAPSKRAVALPVDEIRGVAKLIRPGDRIDIYSAVDSGKGVAQRREVFLLMSDVPVLATGLSIVNNIPRMFELDSSGKNLNQIALTGDTKYATITVEASPKEAQDLFYILSTAPGNLFFALRNPSDRTIPVRAPSSTADTVLGKPVVSLDAPSMPAQPIVMPPQQRPIMQQPMQQRAPQPTQQRRNGFKTL; the protein is encoded by the coding sequence ATGGGATCAAACGAAACTAGAAATTTATGGCTTTCAATTGGAGCGGGAATCTTCGCCACCTTCCTGCTGTACAGCTATTCCCAGGAAAAGAAAGCTGAGTACGACAAGCGTTTCGGTTCCACTAAACGTGTGGTGGTGGCTAAAGAAGACATCGCAGAAATGCAAACGATCTACGACACCATGGTTGAAACGAAAGACATGCCGGCAGACTTTATTCAGCCGGACACCGTGACAGTTCCTGATGAGATTATCGGGAACGTGGCTGCGGTACCAATTCGCAAGGGCCAAATGGTTGTAAAAAACAATCTACTGACACCGGGTCCGGACACAGGGATTGCGTTGCAGGTCGCTCCAAGCAAGCGCGCCGTGGCACTTCCTGTTGATGAAATCCGTGGCGTGGCAAAACTTATCCGTCCTGGTGATCGCATTGATATCTACAGTGCCGTTGATTCAGGTAAAGGTGTGGCGCAACGTCGTGAAGTGTTCCTATTGATGAGTGACGTACCTGTTCTGGCAACGGGTCTGAGTATTGTGAACAACATTCCGCGTATGTTTGAACTGGATTCATCCGGTAAGAATCTGAACCAGATCGCCCTAACGGGTGACACTAAGTATGCAACGATCACTGTTGAAGCCAGCCCTAAAGAGGCGCAGGACTTGTTCTATATCCTGTCCACGGCTCCAGGAAATTTGTTCTTTGCACTTAGAAATCCAAGCGACCGTACAATCCCTGTTCGCGCACCAAGCTCGACAGCGGATACGGTACTTGGAAAACCTGTGGTATCCCTGGATGCTCCGTCCATGCCGGCGCAACCCATCGTCATGCCACCGCAACAAAGACCGATTATGCAACAACCAATGCAGCAACGAGCACCTCAACCGACGCAACAACGCAGGAACGGGTTTAAGACTTTGTAG
- a CDS encoding Flp1 family type IVb pilin, which produces MQKFKNFSKNLLKNKQGQGATEYILLLVVVVGLVMIFKKDIQSTVTDKISELRGSIGGITSE; this is translated from the coding sequence ATGCAAAAGTTTAAGAACTTTTCCAAGAATCTTTTAAAGAACAAACAAGGTCAGGGTGCGACAGAGTACATCCTCTTGCTAGTGGTAGTTGTAGGTTTGGTCATGATCTTCAAGAAAGATATCCAATCCACAGTGACTGATAAAATTTCAGAACTACGCGGATCTATTGGTGGAATCACTTCCGAATAG
- a CDS encoding HAMP domain-containing methyl-accepting chemotaxis protein produces the protein MSKVSLKSRFLFITGLLTLICLLTNAFSLYELKTQNTVTSEVAETWLPIVGKTADININVVNYRKLEFNLLATQSTDERKVIIDEMDSLMGNIIIYSKVLDPLLTSEDLRKSYDSFLQNWDGYQAESDKFKAALDKEDTALAEKILQDSSAKFYDASYQSLKSLTDASYLVGVEKSENAAKLFKITFFSILGVTLFFVLVGLVTSILNIRSVQKSLKTVAEGLDSSAHVVGSRTEGLAKSSESISSNTTSTAASLEEIVATMEDLSLTVRKNSNSSTEAAQISKEGQTAVTHGQTKIQSLITVMAEISTNTKKITEILDMIDDIAFQTNLLALNAAVEAARAGEQGKGFAVVADAVRALAQKSSEAAKDISTLINEANAKSQTGVSLAADSEKSLKAIVDNTNHVFQLIQEVAQGSQEQSHSIDQVKQALTSIDESLQGVASSMGNVTSASEEMQSQAGELSSMMVQLHALVGGKIKNESSNSTDDTESSAA, from the coding sequence ATGTCTAAGGTCTCTTTAAAAAGCCGCTTTCTGTTTATCACAGGACTGCTTACTCTGATTTGCTTACTGACCAATGCGTTTTCACTCTATGAATTGAAGACACAAAACACTGTCACATCCGAAGTTGCAGAAACCTGGTTGCCGATTGTCGGTAAAACCGCCGACATCAACATCAACGTGGTTAACTATCGCAAGCTCGAATTCAATCTTCTGGCCACGCAAAGCACGGATGAACGCAAAGTCATCATCGATGAGATGGATTCCCTTATGGGCAATATCATCATTTATTCGAAAGTACTTGATCCTCTTTTGACCTCGGAAGATTTAAGAAAGTCCTATGATTCATTTTTGCAAAACTGGGATGGCTACCAAGCCGAAAGCGACAAGTTCAAAGCGGCTCTGGATAAGGAAGACACCGCACTGGCAGAAAAAATACTTCAAGACAGTTCTGCAAAATTTTACGATGCTTCCTACCAGTCTTTGAAATCGCTGACTGATGCGAGCTACCTGGTGGGCGTTGAAAAATCGGAGAATGCTGCCAAGCTTTTCAAAATCACCTTTTTTTCCATTCTGGGAGTGACCCTATTCTTTGTCCTTGTTGGTTTAGTAACCAGTATTCTGAATATCCGCTCAGTACAGAAATCCCTAAAGACCGTTGCAGAGGGGCTGGATTCAAGCGCCCACGTTGTTGGCTCAAGAACCGAAGGTCTTGCAAAATCAAGTGAATCGATTTCCAGCAATACGACAAGTACCGCAGCCTCTCTGGAGGAGATCGTCGCCACGATGGAAGATTTAAGTCTGACCGTGCGAAAGAACTCCAATAGCTCCACTGAAGCGGCACAGATTTCCAAAGAAGGACAAACTGCCGTCACACATGGCCAGACGAAAATTCAATCGTTGATCACCGTCATGGCTGAAATCTCGACAAACACCAAAAAGATCACTGAGATCCTAGATATGATTGATGACATTGCCTTTCAAACAAATCTGTTGGCACTGAACGCAGCGGTTGAAGCAGCTCGCGCCGGCGAGCAAGGCAAAGGATTTGCGGTGGTTGCTGATGCCGTTCGCGCCTTGGCTCAAAAAAGTTCAGAAGCAGCCAAGGATATTTCAACCTTGATCAACGAGGCAAATGCCAAAAGTCAAACGGGTGTTTCGCTGGCTGCTGACAGTGAAAAATCCCTGAAAGCCATTGTTGATAATACGAACCACGTGTTTCAATTAATTCAGGAAGTTGCACAGGGATCACAAGAGCAGTCCCACAGCATTGATCAGGTCAAGCAAGCTTTGACTTCGATTGATGAAAGCCTTCAGGGTGTGGCTTCCTCAATGGGCAATGTAACAAGTGCCTCCGAGGAAATGCAATCACAAGCAGGTGAACTGAGCTCAATGATGGTTCAATTGCATGCCTTGGTTGGCGGTAAAATTAAAAATGAAAGTTCAAACTCCACAGACGATACAGAGTCGTCTGCGGCATAA
- the hpt gene encoding hypoxanthine phosphoribosyltransferase, producing the protein MALLKEQMVPFLTQDEIAELISDLAKQIESDYEGKEVIFICPLRGSMHFTADLMRKVDLTQQVDFVYVQAVERGGAIKIVKDISVNIAGKHVLIVEEIIDTGRTLSFLRSRLFASAPASLKIVTLLDKPARRELPIRADYIGKTIDDRYVVGYGMDSEEVGRNYPDIYTMKN; encoded by the coding sequence ATGGCACTACTTAAAGAACAAATGGTTCCTTTCCTTACTCAAGACGAAATCGCAGAATTGATTTCTGATCTGGCAAAACAGATTGAAAGCGATTACGAAGGGAAAGAAGTCATTTTCATCTGCCCTTTGCGCGGATCCATGCACTTCACTGCAGACTTGATGAGAAAAGTGGACCTTACTCAGCAGGTTGATTTCGTATACGTACAAGCGGTTGAGCGCGGTGGCGCAATTAAAATTGTTAAAGACATTTCAGTTAATATCGCTGGCAAACATGTTTTGATCGTGGAAGAAATCATCGATACGGGACGCACATTGAGCTTCCTAAGAAGCCGCTTGTTCGCATCCGCTCCGGCATCCCTGAAAATCGTAACTTTGTTGGATAAACCAGCCCGCCGTGAGCTGCCAATCAGAGCAGACTACATCGGTAAAACTATTGATGATCGTTATGTGGTTGGATACGGAATGGATTCAGAGGAAGTTGGAAGAAACTATCCTGATATCTATACGATGAAAAACTAG
- a CDS encoding tetratricopeptide repeat protein: MIHSLQDDMISEARGYFINGNYKMAEPILNQMLLQNTRNPEVYQMLATIAYDKGQFSKAIKTFKRALEIDPTYTDASVGLSIILNDLGKYDEGKQVFLDAQSQLDKKSGKQDPFVDEKLASKHEELADLYYQYKRYNEALEQLLKAQKLSSRKAEITLRVAEVNVQLNQTERAIKDLKSLIREYPHLIPARLKLGAIYYNSNNIAEATEQWENILIRDPQHPEALRYLKMAQAAGITSIDL; this comes from the coding sequence GTGATTCACTCTCTTCAAGACGACATGATTTCTGAAGCCCGTGGATATTTCATCAACGGGAACTACAAAATGGCTGAGCCTATTTTGAATCAAATGCTTCTGCAAAACACTCGTAATCCCGAGGTTTATCAGATGCTTGCGACAATTGCTTACGACAAGGGTCAGTTCAGCAAAGCAATTAAAACCTTCAAACGTGCGTTGGAAATTGATCCAACTTACACGGATGCGAGTGTGGGATTGTCCATTATCCTGAATGACCTGGGAAAATACGATGAAGGCAAACAGGTCTTCTTGGATGCCCAATCGCAATTGGACAAGAAATCCGGCAAACAAGATCCATTTGTTGATGAAAAACTGGCTTCCAAGCACGAAGAACTGGCGGATTTGTATTATCAATACAAGCGCTACAATGAGGCTTTGGAGCAACTTCTGAAAGCTCAAAAGCTTTCCAGCCGTAAAGCTGAAATCACTTTGCGTGTTGCCGAAGTAAACGTGCAACTAAATCAAACAGAACGCGCCATCAAGGATTTGAAATCCCTGATCCGCGAATACCCACACCTTATTCCAGCTCGCCTAAAGCTTGGGGCGATCTACTACAACTCAAACAATATTGCTGAAGCCACGGAACAGTGGGAGAATATCCTCATTCGGGATCCACAACATCCTGAAGCTCTTCGTTATCTGAAGATGGCGCAAGCAGCAGGCATTACATCAATTGATTTGTAG
- a CDS encoding outer membrane protein assembly factor BamD, with protein MLKTLRVMTLICATGLLMSGCSSMERNSDTPEGAFAIAEEFDKSERYEEAIRRYTEVKNKFPYSNYATKAELAVADVYYKQESYAEAQVAYQMFKELHPTVPNSDYVQYRLGMSYFNQLPSTIDRDLSLANDTILNLTDLIRKYPNSEYVKEASEKRSATIKMLAEKEDYIGNFYFIREIYGSALKRYEGLYANYKNLGLDARALSRIVISAKKIGDEPKAKKYMAILSSDFPGSSELKQAEKEMK; from the coding sequence ATGCTAAAAACGCTCCGAGTCATGACACTTATTTGCGCAACAGGACTGTTAATGTCCGGTTGCTCCTCAATGGAACGAAACTCTGACACTCCAGAGGGTGCATTCGCAATTGCTGAAGAGTTCGATAAAAGCGAACGCTATGAAGAAGCAATTCGTCGTTACACTGAAGTGAAGAATAAATTCCCGTACAGCAATTACGCCACAAAGGCTGAGCTTGCCGTCGCTGATGTTTACTACAAACAGGAGTCTTACGCTGAAGCACAGGTTGCATATCAGATGTTCAAGGAACTTCATCCCACAGTTCCAAACTCTGACTATGTTCAGTACCGCTTGGGCATGAGCTACTTCAACCAGTTGCCGTCGACGATTGATCGCGATTTATCTTTGGCTAACGATACCATCCTCAATCTTACTGATTTGATTAGGAAATATCCGAACTCGGAGTACGTAAAAGAGGCCTCCGAGAAGCGCTCTGCAACGATCAAAATGCTTGCGGAAAAAGAAGACTACATCGGGAATTTTTATTTTATCCGCGAAATCTATGGCAGCGCCTTGAAACGCTATGAGGGTTTGTATGCAAACTACAAAAACCTTGGCTTGGATGCACGTGCACTTTCCCGCATTGTTATTTCCGCTAAAAAGATTGGCGACGAACCGAAAGCCAAAAAATACATGGCAATTCTTTCCAGCGACTTCCCTGGCAGCAGTGAATTGAAGCAGGCTGAAAAGGAGATGAAGTGA
- a CDS encoding tetratricopeptide repeat protein — MTTRFIVFFFTLVLPIIAWTQSADFTALFNQGTQHYTAKEYEKSRDAFAKALELDPHNATTLTNLALAQFQLGNRPLAVGLFRKALTNDPELTQARTGLKFALTQMDVRDIPHQIETYETVRKKLLAPVPTTAYLITTALFMFAAGWILVGFFGQRRRAIAEEKSLPGFPVIGSILSLGFLISLTLLSLKIYDQTILRATIISEKVSLQAAPGENQAALLDLYGGMEVIVQNENAEWSQVTFPGSITGWVKKSAILQTN; from the coding sequence ATGACAACGCGATTCATTGTGTTCTTTTTTACTCTTGTTTTGCCCATCATTGCTTGGACTCAAAGCGCCGATTTCACCGCTTTATTCAACCAAGGCACTCAGCATTACACGGCTAAGGAATACGAAAAATCACGTGACGCATTCGCCAAAGCGCTTGAGTTGGATCCCCATAACGCAACAACACTCACAAACTTGGCTTTAGCCCAGTTTCAACTGGGCAATAGACCGCTTGCAGTGGGTCTATTTCGTAAAGCACTCACAAATGACCCCGAACTGACGCAGGCTCGCACTGGACTAAAGTTTGCCTTAACACAAATGGACGTCAGGGACATTCCACATCAAATCGAAACCTACGAAACCGTTCGCAAAAAGTTACTGGCCCCGGTTCCAACAACGGCCTACTTAATTACAACAGCCCTCTTCATGTTTGCGGCCGGTTGGATTCTAGTTGGATTCTTTGGACAACGTCGCCGTGCCATTGCCGAAGAAAAATCACTTCCAGGCTTTCCGGTCATCGGCAGCATTCTTAGCTTGGGATTTCTGATTTCTCTGACACTTTTAAGTCTTAAAATCTACGACCAAACTATACTTCGTGCGACGATCATCAGCGAAAAAGTATCGCTGCAAGCGGCACCTGGAGAAAACCAAGCGGCCTTGTTGGATTTGTATGGTGGCATGGAAGTTATCGTCCAAAACGAGAACGCGGAGTGGTCGCAAGTCACTTTTCCGGGATCGATTACCGGTTGGGTGAAAAAATCTGCCATTCTTCAGACCAATTGA
- a CDS encoding aminotransferase class III-fold pyridoxal phosphate-dependent enzyme gives MSSLVGHQIQQSDKVNSLIKDLVGEVTKLNSSLEGIRAPQDAFKDSGKQKIEQTGLLRGRPLHYQYMGSGAGRGPYVELEDGSIKLDLINGIGIHLMGHANPRVMAAAVRGSLSDIINQGNLQPNNEYRLFSEKLVQIASKNSRLKYAWIATCGTMANENALKLSRQKNSPARFVMSFKDAFAGRSTMMAEVTDNTAYKQGLPEYHEVLRVPFYDKRDPKSGEKALAAIKEHVAKHEGNISAFGFEPMLGEGGYQAAPREFFVPLLDFCKSKNIAVWADEVQTFTRTGEYFAFETLGLGQYIDICTIAKTAQIGATLYTEEYNPKPGLIAGTFSGASPCLAAGVEMLNMLSEGFLGPQGRIQQIHKRFIDGINKMNDTTCKGIATDAGGMGLMVAFTPHDGKKESVNSFLNKLYANGVIAFPCGKDPVRARFLIPAIIQDQDIDIALNVIEKTLLEGV, from the coding sequence ATGAGCTCTCTTGTAGGCCATCAGATTCAACAATCCGATAAAGTAAATTCTTTGATCAAAGATCTTGTCGGCGAAGTCACTAAATTAAATTCTTCCCTTGAAGGCATTCGCGCTCCTCAAGATGCATTCAAAGATTCTGGAAAACAAAAAATCGAACAAACTGGTTTGTTGCGTGGTCGACCTTTGCACTATCAGTACATGGGTTCCGGTGCGGGACGTGGTCCTTACGTTGAACTTGAAGACGGCAGCATCAAATTGGATTTGATCAACGGTATCGGTATTCATTTGATGGGTCATGCGAATCCACGGGTGATGGCAGCGGCTGTTCGCGGTTCTTTGTCAGACATTATCAATCAAGGCAACTTGCAACCGAACAACGAATATCGCCTGTTCTCTGAAAAGCTTGTGCAAATAGCTTCAAAAAATTCACGCTTGAAATACGCGTGGATTGCCACTTGTGGAACTATGGCGAATGAAAATGCGTTGAAGCTTTCTCGTCAAAAAAATTCTCCGGCACGTTTCGTGATGTCGTTCAAAGATGCTTTTGCCGGTCGTTCCACGATGATGGCGGAAGTTACTGACAACACGGCTTACAAACAAGGTTTGCCAGAGTATCACGAAGTACTGCGCGTGCCGTTCTATGACAAGCGTGATCCAAAGTCCGGTGAAAAAGCATTGGCAGCAATTAAAGAGCATGTAGCCAAACATGAAGGCAACATCTCTGCGTTCGGTTTTGAGCCGATGTTGGGTGAGGGCGGTTACCAAGCGGCTCCTCGTGAATTCTTTGTGCCGCTTTTGGACTTCTGTAAATCCAAAAACATCGCAGTTTGGGCGGACGAAGTTCAGACGTTCACTCGTACGGGTGAGTACTTTGCATTTGAAACATTGGGCTTGGGTCAGTACATCGACATCTGCACAATCGCAAAAACTGCGCAAATTGGCGCGACTCTTTACACTGAAGAATACAATCCAAAACCAGGTTTGATCGCAGGAACATTCTCCGGCGCTTCACCTTGTTTGGCGGCTGGTGTGGAAATGTTGAACATGCTTTCTGAAGGATTCCTTGGACCTCAAGGTCGTATTCAACAGATCCATAAACGCTTCATCGATGGCATCAACAAAATGAACGATACAACTTGCAAAGGCATTGCGACCGATGCAGGTGGTATGGGCCTGATGGTGGCATTCACTCCGCACGATGGCAAAAAAGAAAGCGTAAACTCATTCCTTAATAAACTTTATGCGAATGGTGTGATTGCTTTCCCTTGCGGCAAGGATCCAGTGCGAGCGCGCTTCTTGATCCCGGCAATCATCCAGGATCAGGACATCGATATCGCCTTGAATGTAATTGAAAAAACACTTCTTGAAGGAGTGTAG
- a CDS encoding M20/M25/M40 family metallo-hydrolase: MDFIESCRQLIAIDSTPAHGNKELARWAAAFCRQKGLVVEEQIEVVGDLEQVNIIARPVDERPGSEFLFQTHLDTADPGPFALWTETGSNPYDAHIIDGKIFGLGAADVKLDFLCKLEAIASFGKNRAWRLPPVLVGTFGEETGMQGALKLIRKNKISAKMALIGEPSDLQLVNAAKGFATVEIRVPFSDEEIRYRDEHNLRESTSTQSKLFRGKAAHSSMPHLGESAITKMLEYLTMLPDTVNIMEIDGGINFNTVPSHAFLEIDMLSTVKNPIAAKLANIYRGLKEVESDFLKHRDEDFYPSTPTLNIGLVRTNENDVQLSGSCRLPPIITQEIYERWMEQIRNLCEKNGAVFSVNDYKKPFRTEVNSILVKGCLDELRGLGLKAEPATQPSTNEASIFSRIGIECACFGPGKREGNVHTPQEHVAIEDLHKAIEFYKKVIERFCL, encoded by the coding sequence TTGGATTTCATCGAGTCTTGCCGTCAGTTAATCGCAATCGACAGCACACCGGCGCATGGCAATAAAGAGCTTGCACGGTGGGCGGCGGCATTTTGCCGTCAAAAAGGTCTTGTGGTTGAGGAGCAGATTGAGGTCGTGGGTGATCTTGAGCAGGTGAATATTATCGCTCGTCCGGTTGATGAGCGACCGGGCTCAGAGTTTTTATTTCAAACTCATCTGGATACTGCAGACCCGGGGCCTTTTGCACTTTGGACGGAGACGGGGAGCAATCCCTATGATGCCCACATCATCGATGGAAAAATTTTTGGCTTGGGAGCTGCCGACGTGAAGCTGGATTTTTTGTGCAAACTTGAGGCGATTGCTTCGTTTGGCAAAAATCGAGCATGGCGTCTGCCGCCAGTTTTGGTGGGAACATTTGGTGAAGAAACCGGAATGCAAGGGGCGCTAAAGCTTATTCGTAAGAATAAAATTTCTGCGAAGATGGCTTTGATTGGTGAACCGAGCGATTTGCAGTTGGTAAACGCCGCAAAAGGTTTTGCCACTGTCGAGATCCGCGTGCCGTTTTCAGATGAAGAGATTCGTTACCGGGATGAACACAATCTGCGGGAGAGTACATCCACGCAGTCCAAGTTGTTTCGTGGCAAAGCGGCTCACTCTTCGATGCCTCATTTGGGTGAAAGCGCTATCACGAAGATGCTGGAGTATTTAACGATGCTTCCAGATACGGTTAACATTATGGAGATCGACGGCGGTATTAACTTTAACACGGTTCCAAGTCATGCGTTCCTGGAGATCGACATGCTTTCAACCGTTAAGAATCCGATTGCCGCCAAGCTTGCAAATATCTATCGCGGACTGAAGGAAGTCGAGAGTGACTTCCTAAAGCATCGCGATGAGGATTTTTACCCAAGCACTCCGACATTGAATATTGGTCTGGTTCGCACCAACGAAAATGACGTGCAATTGTCCGGCAGCTGTCGCTTGCCGCCAATTATCACTCAGGAAATCTATGAACGTTGGATGGAGCAGATTCGTAATCTGTGTGAAAAAAATGGCGCTGTTTTCAGTGTGAATGATTATAAAAAACCATTCCGCACGGAAGTGAACTCCATTTTGGTGAAGGGATGTCTGGATGAATTGCGTGGCTTGGGCTTAAAAGCAGAGCCGGCGACTCAGCCTTCGACGAACGAAGCCAGTATATTTTCCAGAATTGGAATTGAGTGTGCATGTTTTGGCCCGGGCAAACGCGAAGGCAATGTGCACACACCTCAAGAACATGTGGCCATTGAGGATTTACATAAGGCCATTGAATTTTATAAGAAAGTCATCGAAAGGTTTTGCTTATGA
- a CDS encoding arginine N-succinyltransferase: protein MSFLIRPVRHDDLNQLVDLAKQFNLLNLPGDKKVLSEKIDRSEQSFADKLEKSKAEYLFVVEDLEEKQIVGSSLILAKHGNDEVPHSYFKIIKRDHFSQDLGIGFIHQVLRFQLDFDGPTEIGGLLVDRAYRRRPEKLGKQISLTRFLYMAIYPEKFEERVLCELTPPLTDEGRSEFWEALGRRFTGLPYQEADALSQSHKEFIESLFPQEDIYLALLDSKARLVLGRVGEATKPAQHLLESIGFNYLDEVDPFDGGPHYGAQTADILPIKMGRHLMVADGKDSTFKEQYLIATMGEEFRATMCAVDIRDGEVILPAKARQILGVEIGDQVFAAPFHYNRGRQ from the coding sequence ATGAGTTTTCTGATAAGACCTGTTCGGCACGACGATTTGAACCAGTTGGTTGATTTGGCAAAGCAGTTCAATCTGTTAAATTTGCCAGGAGATAAGAAAGTTCTAAGTGAAAAGATTGATCGCAGTGAACAGTCTTTCGCCGATAAACTGGAAAAATCCAAAGCCGAATATCTTTTTGTAGTCGAGGATCTGGAAGAAAAACAGATCGTGGGCAGCTCATTGATCCTTGCCAAACATGGTAACGACGAAGTTCCCCATAGTTATTTTAAAATTATCAAACGCGATCACTTTTCCCAAGATTTGGGAATTGGATTCATTCATCAAGTATTGCGCTTCCAGCTGGATTTTGATGGTCCAACTGAAATCGGAGGACTTCTTGTCGATCGCGCCTACCGCCGTCGCCCTGAAAAGCTGGGTAAGCAAATCAGCTTAACCCGTTTCCTGTACATGGCGATTTATCCCGAGAAGTTCGAGGAAAGAGTTCTTTGTGAACTGACGCCGCCGTTGACTGATGAAGGTCGCTCTGAATTCTGGGAGGCCCTGGGTCGCAGATTCACGGGGCTGCCATATCAGGAAGCGGATGCCTTAAGTCAGTCGCACAAAGAATTTATTGAAAGCCTGTTCCCGCAAGAAGACATCTATCTGGCGCTTTTGGATTCCAAAGCACGGTTGGTATTAGGTCGTGTGGGCGAGGCCACCAAGCCCGCGCAACATCTTTTGGAAAGCATCGGGTTTAACTACCTTGATGAAGTGGACCCCTTTGATGGCGGGCCTCATTACGGTGCGCAGACGGCGGATATCCTGCCAATCAAGATGGGCCGTCATTTGATGGTCGCTGATGGCAAGGACTCCACTTTTAAAGAACAGTATTTAATCGCCACCATGGGTGAAGAATTCAGGGCCACGATGTGTGCCGTGGACATTCGTGATGGTGAAGTTATTCTGCCAGCTAAGGCACGACAGATTTTAGGTGTTGAAATTGGGGATCAAGTTTTTGCAGCCCCATTCCACTACAACAGAGGAAGACAATAA
- a CDS encoding succinylglutamate-semialdehyde dehydrogenase has translation MSTTIFPINYKGDFINGRFVPVSKGDGEVRNLSPADLNDLIMTVPFKHDHMDEACVAAKKAYPKWATLSMDERRSYLMRLKEMFDTHAEQFAQIISRDTGKPAWEAMTEAKALGAKIDITLNQSVKLIADERITNALPQVDGVIRHRSRGVMAVVGPFNFPAHLPNGHIIPALIAGNTVVFKPSEQTPAVGQYMAEMFEKAQFPEGVFNMVQGDGAGGGRLVANEHVDGVLFTGSYEVGLKIKQETLNHYWKILALEMGGKNATVVWEDADMDKAVYESLVGAYMTAGQRCSCTSRIIVHPKIADEFTEKFYQAAKKLSIGHWTENTFMGPLITSASVEKYIRFQEIANRENCESLMRGKSLDLKNKGYYVTPSIHLVKKFDPNSVYQKSEIFGPNVAIYTTGDWNHAMEIVNSTGYGLVMALFSKNKELYEDALFKARVGLLNWNRTTNGASSRLPFGGMGKSGNDRASAHFAIQYCTVPVASLEDPTPFDPTKILPGMNLDMK, from the coding sequence ATGAGCACCACTATTTTTCCAATCAACTACAAAGGTGACTTTATTAACGGCCGCTTCGTTCCAGTAAGTAAGGGCGATGGCGAAGTAAGAAACCTAAGCCCTGCTGATCTAAATGATTTGATCATGACAGTGCCATTTAAACATGACCACATGGATGAAGCTTGTGTGGCTGCAAAAAAAGCTTATCCAAAATGGGCGACGCTTTCCATGGACGAAAGACGTTCGTATTTGATGCGTTTGAAAGAAATGTTCGACACTCATGCTGAACAGTTTGCTCAGATCATTTCGCGCGACACAGGTAAGCCTGCGTGGGAAGCGATGACTGAAGCCAAAGCTTTGGGTGCGAAGATTGATATTACTTTGAATCAATCAGTGAAGCTTATCGCCGATGAGCGTATTACCAATGCACTTCCACAGGTTGATGGGGTTATCCGTCACAGATCTCGTGGCGTGATGGCAGTGGTGGGACCGTTTAATTTCCCGGCGCATTTGCCAAATGGACACATTATCCCGGCATTGATCGCGGGGAATACAGTCGTGTTCAAACCTTCTGAGCAAACTCCTGCCGTAGGTCAATACATGGCAGAAATGTTTGAAAAAGCGCAGTTCCCTGAGGGCGTATTTAATATGGTCCAAGGCGATGGTGCTGGCGGTGGTCGTTTGGTTGCAAACGAACACGTTGATGGAGTCTTGTTTACGGGATCCTATGAAGTCGGTTTGAAAATCAAACAGGAAACTTTGAATCACTACTGGAAGATTCTGGCTCTGGAAATGGGCGGTAAGAATGCCACTGTGGTTTGGGAAGACGCGGATATGGACAAGGCTGTATATGAAAGCCTTGTTGGTGCTTATATGACCGCGGGACAACGCTGCTCTTGCACCAGCCGAATCATTGTTCATCCAAAAATAGCTGATGAGTTTACTGAAAAGTTCTATCAAGCAGCCAAGAAGCTTTCGATCGGTCACTGGACAGAGAACACTTTTATGGGTCCGTTGATCACTTCAGCATCAGTTGAAAAATACATCCGCTTCCAGGAAATCGCCAATCGCGAAAACTGTGAAAGCTTGATGCGTGGTAAATCTTTGGATTTGAAGAACAAAGGTTACTACGTAACTCCTAGTATTCATCTGGTTAAAAAGTTTGACCCGAATTCCGTATATCAAAAATCTGAGATCTTCGGGCCTAACGTTGCGATCTACACAACTGGAGACTGGAATCATGCGATGGAAATCGTGAATTCCACGGGTTACGGTCTGGTCATGGCTTTATTCTCCAAGAACAAGGAGCTTTACGAGGATGCTTTGTTCAAAGCTCGCGTGGGTCTTTTGAACTGGAATCGCACAACTAACGGAGCAAGCTCACGTCTGCCATTTGGTGGCATGGGTAAATCTGGAAATGACAGAGCTTCCGCACACTTTGCGATTCAATATTGCACAGTGCCTGTGGCAAGTCTTGAGGATCCAACTCCGTTTGATCCGACTAAAATTCTGCCAGGCATGAATTTGGATATGAAATAA